The sequence TAGCCGATTGCAGAAAATGGCATTGATTTATCTTTGCAATGCCATTTGAATTCAACAACACACACAACACAATTTCAACGAGGCAAATAAAATGTTTAAGAAGTCATTTGGTTTCGGTTTATTGGCTGCTGGCTTGATGATTGCACCTGGTGCTGCTTTTGCTGATGTTCAAACTCAAAATAGTAGTCAGCATACAGTTCAAGAAGGCATCGCAGAACATGGTAGTGTAAATGCTCAAAGCTCTGAAACTCTTAACGTACAAGAGCAAATTCAAAAGACTCGCGAACGTGTAAAACGCGGTGGTCATGGTCGTTACGGTCGCTACGGTCGTCCTGGCTACTGCGGCAGCAAGCACAACGCACAGGCACAAAATTCTTCTCAAGGTAGCCATCAAAGCGGTGTAGCTGTAGATTATTCCGATAATGCTCAATCTAACAGCAGCGTTAGCGACCAAAAGCAAGTTGCTTCTAATAGTCGCGCTTGTCGTTAATATCTTCGATTGAACTTTCGAGGGCGGTGCCAATTAATTAGAACTGGTATCGCCAGCTTTACTAGTTCTAAATCATACGTAAATTTGAGGTTTTGAATATGTTGAATAGATCTTTGGCTTTTGGCTTATTAGCAGCTGGTTTAATGATTGCTCCGGGTGTAGCGTTTGCTGATTCTCAAAGGCAAAATAATGTGCAAATTAATACTCAATCGGGCACTGCGATCGGCAATGGTGTAAATGCTCAAAGTTCAGAAACCTTGAATATCCAAAATCAAGTAAAATTACGCCAACGTCGAGCTTATAAGCGGTTGGGTTACTGTCCGGGTAAATACAGTACACAGTCACAAATTTCGACTCAAGCATCTACTCAAAATGGTGGTGCTATAGATTATTCTGACAATGCTCAAGCTAGTTCTAGCGTTAGCGAACAAAACCAAGTGGTTGTAAGTACCACTGGTTGCTATCGTTAATAGTCTTGCGGTACGGGCAGGAATGCCCGTACAAAAATACTGCAAAATCTTTCTAAGTACAGCACACAATACACAACACGCAACACTAATAAGGTCTACAACAATGATAAAGAACGTTTTTAGCTTCGGTTTATTAGCTGCTGCTTTTATCGTTGCACCAAGCGCAGCATTTGCAGGACAAGGAGTTGTTCAAGAGTTAAATCAGGAGGCTACCGCAATTGGTTCGGGTAGTAGAGTTATTCAAAATGGCAGACAAATAAGCGTTCAGCGTCAAGAAAGAATAGGTCCTCGCAATCGTAGATGTGGCAAAGATTCGCAGTCACAGAATTCAACTCAACGGATTGACCAAAATGCTGTTGCTGTTAATGGTGGTGTTGTTAGGCAAAATGCCACACAAAGAAATATCCAGCGTCAACTTATTCTAGGTTCTCGCTACTGTTATTAGTGTCTGAGGAAAATATCGGGTGAGGCTATTAGCAGGGGAAGCAAAGGAAATTTTCTCATACAAGAGGTATTAACCATGCCCGTTAAACAAACGATTTCAATCTTTGCATTATCCGTACTAATAGCATTACCGAGTGGAATGGCTCGTGCTGGAAATATTAAAGTTCAAAACGGTAATTCTCAGGTAACAATCAATCGTAACGGTGATATCAAAATTAGACATCTTCGTGGAAGAAGATTTTATCGCCGTCGTCTGAAGCGTGGCTCCGCAATTCGAGTTCCTTCACGCAGCTTCCACCAGCAAACGAATAGGAAAAGAGATAACTGTAGAACTTACCGTAGCATTCGTCAAAGTCGTTCTGGTAAAAATCGCTCTTATGCTCGCACCAGAACAACAACCTGTCAATAATCTTCAAGGATGCAACTATGAAACTAAAATTACTTACTATAAGCTTATTTTCACTAACTTCTGTATCTTCTTTTTTCGTTCCTTTTTCGAGTAATAAAGCATTAGCAGGATGTAATGCTATTGATGTGAATGTTCAAGTAGCAATTGACGATTCACCTAGAGGAAGACAAAGAAATAATGTTAGCCAAGAGTTTGGTGAAAATTGCAAAGGCACTGTTGGTACCACCGCCGTTACTAGATCTACTCAAGTTTGCAAGTCCTCTAAGTGCGAACAAAAACGTAACAACAGGCAACGGGTTGATGGAGATCCAAATCGTCGTACTGGTGTTAATACTAATAATATTGGGATTAAAGTTGATGTCCCGGTACATGTGAAAAAGCCTAATACACCCAAACCTCCTTCTTTTAGAAGATAAAAATTTCTTTCTGCTAAAAATGCTTAATTAAGTTTTATTTAGCCTGGAGTTTATAACTTCAGGCTAATATTTTAATTAAAATAGGAAATGGGGAATAGGAAACAGTAAGTAGTAATTTCTCATTGATAATTGATTATTCAGGAATAACGATGAAGATAATTATTTTGATGATATGTAGTGCGGCTACATTGATTATGCTTCCCGCAGCTTTTGCAAGTAATTTTGTGAATAATGCTAACTATAATCGCATTAGGAATATGAATAGTAATTCCAATAGTTTTACCACGATTATTAGTAATTCTTCCGGCTATCACCGTGGACAAGTTATTTTAAGTGCGGCAAATCTATCACAACCACACATCCTTAAAGTTGAAACTTCAGCGACTCAATTAAGTGGGAAAATAATTGTCAATGAAACAGTGGTTCAGAATCTAAGCAGTAATAAGACTGAAATTGATTTATCTCCTTATTTGAGTTTAGGAGAGCATAAAGTCGAAATATCTGCAAATTATGCTCCTGCACCCTCTTCAATAAAAGTTGAATTTAACGCTCCGAATAGCAGTATTACTAATGAAACTAACGGCAAAGGTGTATTCAATTACCTTTTAGACATTACGGTGCGATAGCTTTCTAGCTTCCCTACACGTATTAACCGTCGTAATGACAATTTCAACTGCGTAAATCCTGTACCAGCTTCACAACGCTCCTAATGCTTATATCAATATAGAAAACGACTTTGGGCTTAACCTTTCGGCTGGGGTAAATACTTTAGATGCTTCTAATGTCACGGTTTATTTTGGTATTATTTTTCAACCGGGACGAACGGAAGACCATAAATTAAGAATATCTCGTTTGCGTAAATAAACGGAAATTATAGAAACTGAAAATAAAATTATGGAGGGTAATTTAGCATTATTGTAAAAGCAAATTGAAGAGGCTTCTATTCATTTAGAATGCTTAAAACAATCTTCTCCAAATTTTGAGAATTATTACTATCGTAGACAACAACAAACTAAATAAATTTAGCAGTCTGAAGTTGATTTTCTAAATTAGCTCGAATGCATAATTCTGTCATAGACCAAACCCAAAATTTATCGGCTGCTTCGGCAAAATCATCATGTTTATGAGTCACAATTGCATCTAATTTTTGATAGCTGGCACAGATAGTTTCAACAGCCGACTCAAAGTCTTTAATAGGTGAATAACGTGCTTGCTGCAAAATATTTTGGTTGACGGAGCAAATTTGCATTTTTTCTTCTAACCAACGAATTACCATTTCAGCAACTTTTTTATTCTGTAAATGACTCAGATAAGTATATATTTTTTGCCACCCTACATCTGTTATATACATCTGAATCCAAGGATTAACTTTATCTAGTAATTCTCGAACATCTGTGACGTTATTACGATTCATTAAAGCTTCTAACACTAAATCGGCATCAACTAAAATCCGAATCACTTTTTATCTCCCAGAGTAAGCGTTATATCTTGCTGTTAATGAGAGTTTTGATTTGATATCTCATTATTACAGAATGAATAGTTGTATATACAAAGTGATTATCTTGTTTTTCTGATTCCGACAAATTATTTAGCAAAAAACCTACTCATGTCTCTGAAATAAGTATTAAAACTAAGCTGTTGACAAAAATAGCATATTGTGAACGTACCAAATAAAACTTTTCTCTGTGACGACAAATAAATCAACTAGTTCCATATTTTTTGGACGAACAATATTAAGAAATTTCAAGATTATTTATTTGTCAAATTTCCAAATAAACAAAGACTTTGCCCTGAAAACATAATTGTTTGCTGACATCCAATTAAGTCGATTTACGTAACAAGCAAATCATTGTTTTTTTCAATATTTAAGCAATATCTATCTACAAGTAGATGATTTATTTTATAAATAAAGAATTTATGATGACTTATTTTTTAGTAGAAGGTAATAAAGCTGTCCGTTGGTTACTGTTACTCCAGCGCGATCGCCAGCAATTTTTCCGGTACCTAAGAAGTAATCGACTCTACCCGCGCCTTTGATTGCGCCACCGGCATCTTGGTCTAAAACATAACGGCTGACAGTACGGTGTTTCATTTCACCATTGTCTGTGGCAAAAGGAAAGTGACCGCGTATCAAGGCTAATGCTCCGGGAGGCATCAAGGCTTTATCTGTAGCAATTGAACGTTCGGCACTTAATCCGACTTGAATAGAACCTTGGGCTGGGGCACCTTTATTTTCCTGGAAAAAGACAAAACTAGGGTCCCTAGGAATATAAACGTCTAATTTTTTGGGGTCTTTTTCAAAGTATTCTAAGATTGTGGGCATGGTAACACCGCTCGATGGTAATTCACCGTCATCAATTAGCGCTTTTCCAATGCTTCGGTAATTATGAGCGACATTTCCAGCAAAACCGACAGTTGTTTGAGTTCCATCGAGGAGCCGAAGTTTAGCAGAACCCTGAATTTGCATCATGTATGGTTCGAGTCGGGATTTAAACCAAAATAGCTCTAAACCCTTTAATTTTCCCTGAGAACCCTGCAAACCGTCAGCACCTTCTAAATCTAAGCGGGTGGGATGTGGTCTTTGCCAATCTTTTAAATCGGGTGGTAAAGCATAGATGGGATAGCGGTATTCTGCTGTTTGCTGCCGACTAGCAATATAAAGTGGCTCGAAATAAGCAGTAAACAAAACTTTTCCTTTGTTGTCATTGCCTACCGATTGATAAAAAACAAACTCTTCGGCAACGGCTTTATTTAATTCTGCTGCGGATTTAGTTTCGAGCAGCAATTGACGAAACCTTTGTAAACTATTGATTATTCTTTCTCTACTGATTCCAGGTACTTGATATTTGTCGTATCTTTTTTTTGCTGAATCGGTTTGTAGATATCGCAAACTATTGTCTATAGAATTGAAAAGAATTTTTCTATCCGATTGTTGACCATTTTCTCCCCATATTTGTTTGTCTAAACAAGAAGTATCTCCTTCACAGCAGGGAAAAGGTGGTTTACTTGTGGCAACTAATACCAATGCTCTTGGCTTTTTTGTAGATACATCTGGTTTTGAAGTATTGACAGACGCTGGTAATTGCCACCGTTTTAATTGACACTCTACCGGTTTAAGTAGTAAACGTCCGAGAGGGCTAATGGTTACTAATACAGCGGCTACAGGCAAAGCAATGGTAATGATGGAAAATGACTTTTTTATTCGCATTTTCAGTTAAGTGTAGAAAACTACAAATTCAAAGTTATTTTAAACGACTGCGATGAAAAATTTTATAGGTAAATATAATACGGTACAGAACAGATAACTGTACCGTATTTATATTTTAGGGTTTGAATGTCTTAGCAATAAAGACTTTCATGCTTTTAATCAGCAACGCCAGTCTAAAAATCAACCCCACGTTTGAGTTCTACTCCGTGGTTGGCATAATGTTTATGACAGTAAACTTCTGAATGAACGCTGGCTAATTCAAAATATTCTGGTTGGTTTTGACAACGCCCAGTAATAATTACTTCGGTATGGCGAGGTTTGCGAAGCAAGGCTTCTACTATTGGCTCTACTGGCAGTAATTCTAAATCTACTGTGGGATTGAGTTCGTCAAGAATAATTGTTTTATACAATCCGGAAGCTATAGCCGTTTTGGCGATTTCCCAACCTCTTTCGGCTTCGATATAATCCAATTCTTGCCGAGAATTACGCCATACTATAGCATCTCCACCGCAGCGTTGATGGTCTACGACTTCGGGATAAGATTGCTGTAATGCGGCAATTGCTTCATCTTCAGTATACCCACTACCGCCTTTAAGCCACTGCATAATTAATACCCGAGTCGAACCGGGGTGATTTATCCCCCTGCCTATGGCTTTTAAAGCTTTACCCAAAGCGCTGGTTGATTTTCCCTTACCCGAACCTGTATAAATTTCAATACCTTCTAAACCCTGTAGTTCGGCTGCCGAGTGGTGTTGGGGCTTCATTTCTGAATGTAAATCTGCTATATCTAATAGCTCTTGGGGGGCACCTCTCCCGGTGGCGATGACTTCTAAATCTTGAGGCTTAGACTTTAAGGTTTTGATGACTTCATCAACCTTGAGCAAACCCAAATCTAATACGGGGTTAATTTCATCCAATACAACAACTGAATATAATCCAGAAGCTATAGCTCCTTTGGCAACATCCCAACCCCTTAGAGCTTCTTGAGTATCGAAAACCGTAATTTCATGTTTGTCAAAGAACTCTGCCCTGCCAGTACGTACTTGATCGATTAAATGAGGAAAACCTCTTTGCAAAGCTGCGATCGCACCATCTTCGTCATAATCTCTTTCTGGTCCTTTTAGAAAGCGTAGCAGCAAAACGCGATTGTAATTATTTGAGTTATTGATACCATTACCAATAGAACGTAAAACTACTCCTAAAGCTGCTTGAGACTTTCCTTTACCAGCGCCGTCATAAACGTGAATTTGACCTTTCAGTCTGGTAGGGCGCAGTTGTGCCGTGCGAATACCGATGCCGTTCCTTGTCATCTGAACCCAAATAGCTGTAATGTGGCTTTCGTTAATTTTGCTCTTGGGCACTGTAGCGGCGTTGTAGCCAGCAACATGATTATTCCACTCAGCGGTTTGAGCATAGCCCAAACCGGAGGGAGTTTTCCCTTTGAACAACTTTTCAAGACAGTGTTTTATCATACCTAAATCCAGGTACCATCAGGAATAAGTATTGTTTTTTATTTATTGGTAAATAATAATTAATTATGAAACTGCTATTTTAGTTCGGATTTTTTAGGCATTAAAACTCTATATTTAGCTTTTAAGCTAAAAAATCGGCTTTTTTATCGATATCGTCTTTTAAGTAGTCTTTAGCGCTAAAAGCATATAATCAGCCTTGCATGTAATAATTGTTTGCCTTTATGCTATTTCATGTATAAAAAATGGTAAAAGATGTTAATTATATTTAAGATTATTTTCTGCTGAGGGGTTTATATTACAAAGGCAGTACTTAAATTTATATCGAGTTTGGTATTAAGCATATGTTTGAGGACTTCGATTTTTCCACACCTTTCCGAGTTTTTCCTTCCGGTGTAATTTTATTCGACTTTTTATTTTTGTTGGTAGCGATTCCGGTGGAAGCATTTATTCTCAATAAAAGATTGAAATTTGATAAAAGAACTAGTTCTTTTTACGCTATTTCAATGAATGTCTTTTCCAACGTTATTGGTTGGGTGATTTTCTTTATTTTGGAGCCAAATAGTTTTTTTGACAGCTACAAATCACAGTTGATTAATTTTTTGCTATACAATCGCCTGGATGGTGAAGTTTATGGCGGTATTGTGCTTGCTGCTTTTACGACCTTTTTTGGCACATTGATGGTTAAGTTTTTATTGCTGAGGCTATTTATTATATCTTTAAGCAATCCAGGTGACAAAAAGCCGGAGCCAGAACCCGAGGATACTATTTTATTACAGCGAAAATCTCGCCGAAGCCATAGAAAAGGCTGGCAAAGTACAAGCTTGTTTACTACTACATTAATTGCTAATTCACTTAGCTACAGCGCAATTACATTGGTTGTATTATTTCGCTTATTCGCAAGAACGCAAAGTGTTTAGCAATAATTGATAATTCACAATCTTCGTATTTAGCTATTGAATAAAAGTAATTTTGAGGAGTAAATATGGGCGTATTGAAGGAGACAGCAGACTTGCTAGGTTTAGCTTTTCTGTTTGAGTTTCTCAAAGATGTTATTGAAAGAGTTAAAAAGTTTTTTATACCACCGAAAGCTTTTTCTTGGCAGACATTAATTTATTTAAGTGTATTTTCTTGGTTAATGTCATATTTAGCTAATGGTGGTATTCAAGACATCATTGCTTTTTTTGGTTGGATGTTTTTAATCGCTGGGACTTCTTGGTATACCACAGATAAACCTCTATATATTCCCGGTACGATTATGCCCGTTGGAGCAGTAATAACAGGAGGTATAGTCAGCATTTTTGCATTTCAGCAGCAAAATGAAGAAATTGTAGCTAGGACGATTATATTTTGGCCTACTATATCTGCTTTAATTACTGCTGTGCCTGAATTCTTTGAAGGAAGCGGTACCGATGTTAAAACTCAGCTACCAAAATTGGAAGACCGCGAAAGTGTTATAGTTCTGATTGGCTGCTGTATGTTGTTAAGTTGCTGGTTAAATCTATACGGGGTTACGGATAGTTGGTTAAATAATTATCCCAGCGCTAAATATCCAGTTTATAGAGACAATTCTCAACGTAATGATTTATTAACGGTATTAGAACCTGAAAATAAAATTCCTCAAAACGGAGTATTAATTCTTGATAAGCTTCAACCAGCTATAGAAACGGCGTTAGATGGAAAATCTTGGTCTAATGTAGAATTATGGTTAAAGAAGGCAAATCAAAGAGTCAGTGACTTAGGCGAAAAAGTTATACAAATTCATTTAGCTCAATTTGAAGAAAAGGAATTCTGGAAAACTCAAGCAAGTGTAGAGAATATTGACCCAAAAGATTATAATTCTGGCTATAAATTAAATTTATTTAGCGTTTGGACTGGCCCAAGCGCGACAAAAAAGGGATATTATCTCAAAAGGTCATGTCAAATTGAACCTATTGCTGAATCTGTTGATACTGTTGGTTCTCAAATTGAAAGAATCACTGTTGCGGAATTGGAATGTTTACCGAAAATATCTTATATCGCAGGGCAACCTCCTCAAAATTAGATTGATTGTAAATTGACAATTGGCAATTGATAAATCATAACTGAGAAGTGAAAATTACCAATTACCGATCCCTATGAATCTCAACAGAGTATTTGCGATCGCCAATAATTCTTTCCGAGAAGTAGTGCGCGATCGCATTTTGTTTATCATCGGCTTCTATGCAGTTATATTAGCCATTGCCGCCAGATTACTACCGCAACTAGCAGCAGCGACTGAAGACAAAATGTTTTTAGATTTAGGTTTAGCAGTTATGAGCGTGCTGAGTCTAATTATTGCTGTATTTGTAAGTACGGGATTAATCAATAAGGAAGTTGAAAAACGCACCATTTTGATGTTGATTTCCAAACCCGTAAGTCGGAATGAATTTATTGTCGGCAAATATTTAGGTTTCTCAATTGTTTTGGCACTGTTAGTAATCGCAATGAGTGCCATATATATAATATTTTTGCAGATAAATAATATTAGTTATTCATTTGGCAGCATTGTAATAAATGCGATTTTTCTAATATTACAGCTATCTTTGGTTAGCGCTATAGCGATTGCATGTAGCGTATTTACAGGTTCAATTTTAGCTACAGCTTTGACATTCGCACTATATTTAATCGGCAATATAACTCAAGATTTACTTAAACTTGCTCGTATTAGCGAAAATCCCGGATTAGAAAGAATTACTCAAGTTTTATATTTACTTCTACCGGATTTATCGCGTTTAGACTTAAAAAACGAAGCCGTATATGGTTTGTCAGCTTTACCGGAACATACAACGCTATTTATCAATGCTAGCTACAGTTTAATTTACATTTCGATGCTTTTAACTATAGCTACTTTTGTTTTTTCGCGAAAAGAATTTTAATATTACTCAGAGTATATAGCGATTTTCTTTTGGATAGAATACAAACTCAACCTCACCCTCGTTCCCTCTCCTTAATCAGGAGGTTGAAAGTGTATTGCACTCAACTGAAAACCGCTATACTACAGCTTTAAATAGGAAAAAACTATAAATTATAGTAAACCCGGTTTGGTAAACAACCGGGTTTATAATTAGTTTCGGGATTTAGGAGCTTGACTAATTTATCTATTGCAGAACTTACGCAATTTTTACAGTGTCCCGTTGGTGCGTGACACTAAAAACATTATTACTACGTTCATAAATAGTCGAAGTGTCACAGCACCCTACAAGATAAATATGCCAGTTGCGTAAGTCCTATATTGATTATTTTTCGACAAACTTACTTAATGCCAAAATAATTTTTATGGCAAGTATTTTAAGCTCGTAACAAAAAGAATAATGCAGTTAATACAATACCAAAGAAGCAAGCAAGTGTTATTATGATGTTTTTCCTGTTAACAGCACTTGATGACTTTGCTTGAGATTCTAATTCTTGTTTTAAAGATGCAACTTCCTGTTTGAAAGATTCAATTTGAATGGTGTTATTGGTAATTTCTTCTTTGAGCGGTGTTACCTGTTTGTGAATAGATTCAATCTGATGAGAGTTGTTAGTAATATTCTCTTTCAGAGATTTTATTTCTTGAGTTGAAGATTCAAGCTGACTCGCATTTGTTGCAATCTCTTCCTTGAAGGGTGCTACTGATTGCTTCAAAAATTCAAATTGACTGATATTGTTTGCAACTTCTTCTTTGAGAGGTGCTACTTCCTGTTTTAGAGATACAAGCTGAGTGGAAGTATTTGCAACTTCTTCTTTAAGCGGTGTGAATTCTTGCTTTAAAGATTCCATCTGAGTGGAAGTATTTGCAACTTCTTCTTTAAGCGGTGTGACTTCTTGCTTTAGAGATGAAAAATTATCTTGTAAAGCAATAATATCGTCTACAAAACCTTCTAAGGAATTCTCTTTTTGGACTTCAGATTCTTTTGCGGTAGATGAATTTTCACTCATGTCTTAATACCTTTGTAGGGAATGGTAATTTTTTTCTATTGCTTAACAATATATTTGCCAAAACTAAACCGCATTTACTATATGTAATGCGGAAGTTTTATTTATGCAAATTGATACGTAATAACCGTCTTTTAACTTTAGTTTAGTGATTTATCGCAATCTGAGGAGTGTTGCAGAAAACCTTTAATTAAGAATATTGTTTTTTGTTAGATACAAAACTTATCGGGAGCATCCCAAATATTTGAAAACATATTTTTTCATTGCTTCACTCCGCTTCGCTACATTCGCAATGACAATTAATATTTTGGTAAATTTACCTTCATTGGGATGCTCCCAACTTATCTACTTAAAAATAAAGCGATTCTTAGTTGAATTTAATACAAAGAAAGAGGTTAGTGCGTTACGGCATTTTTCATTTACTAATAAAAACTACATACTAGCAAGCCGTAACACAACCTGCTTTCTATGATTTTCGGTTATCAGTTATTAATCAGTAAATCAATAATTATCAACTAGCTACTAACTACTAACTACTAACTACTAACTACTAATTCTACATTTCTCTAACAAGCGGCTGATTATCCTTAACTTCGCCAATTAAAACTTTATCTACACAGTTAACGAAGATACCGTTTTCTAACACACCAGGAATATTATTCAACGTTTTTTCTAAGTTATCTGGATCGCTAATATTATCAAATCTAACATCAACTACCATGTTACCTTGGTCGGTAATCACAGGACCTGCTTTTTTAACACCCATGCGGATTTCTGGCTTACCGCCAAGTTTGGTAATTGCTTGCATTGCGGGGGTAATTGCCATTGGGATAATTTCGACGGGAACCGCGAAAGTTTCACCCAAGCTTTTCACTAATTTACCGCTATCTACAACTACGATAAATTGATTTGCTAGGTAGTCTACAACTTTTTCGCGAGTATGTGCCGCACCACCACCTTTAATTAAGTTTTTGGAGGGATCTACTTCATCAGCACCGTCAATAGCTATATCAATATGGTCTATTGCGTCTAAAGTTGTCAAAGGTACCCCATACTGCTTTGCTAAAACTTCTGACTGAAAAGATGTGGGAATACCAACGATATCTTTTAACTCACCAGATTTGAGGCGATCGCCAAGAAATTGAATGGTGAAAGCGGTGGTGGAACCGGTTCCCAATCCGACGATAGAACCGGATTTCACTAAGTTTGCAGCGGCTTTACCAACTTCTTGCTTCATTAACTTTACGGGGTCTGCTGTTGCGGTCATTCCCGAAACTCCTATAATAAAATGCCTTCCTATTAGTACATATTAGGGGTGAAATGACTCCTAACGATAGCTTCCATCAGCTATTCTGATATTTATTTTGAGCAAATTTACTTAAATAGAGAAACTACTAAGTTACTCTTGTTGTCAGTTAGAATTGGTAGAATTTTGATTACAACTATAAATCATGGGTAAATTTATCAACCAGCTTTCATTAATCTTTTTAATACCGGGATTTTCTCTTGCTGCTTATGCTCAACCACAAAACACTGATAAACAGCCATATTTGGTAAAGATGGAAGAAGAGCAGAAGCAAAATTTGCCACTACCTGATTTTAATAATGTAAAAGTTGAAGAGCAACAGCAGCAAAATTCAGCACAATCATCTCAGGCTATCAAAAGAGTAGTTACAGCTAAATTAATGACTAACTTCTCGGATGGCAATTTTTATGCTGACAGATTAATGAGTCGGGCT comes from Rivularia sp. PCC 7116 and encodes:
- a CDS encoding PIN domain-containing protein, with protein sequence MIRILVDADLVLEALMNRNNVTDVRELLDKVNPWIQMYITDVGWQKIYTYLSHLQNKKVAEMVIRWLEEKMQICSVNQNILQQARYSPIKDFESAVETICASYQKLDAIVTHKHDDFAEAADKFWVWSMTELCIRANLENQLQTAKFI
- a CDS encoding murein transglycosylase A, with protein sequence MRIKKSFSIITIALPVAAVLVTISPLGRLLLKPVECQLKRWQLPASVNTSKPDVSTKKPRALVLVATSKPPFPCCEGDTSCLDKQIWGENGQQSDRKILFNSIDNSLRYLQTDSAKKRYDKYQVPGISRERIINSLQRFRQLLLETKSAAELNKAVAEEFVFYQSVGNDNKGKVLFTAYFEPLYIASRQQTAEYRYPIYALPPDLKDWQRPHPTRLDLEGADGLQGSQGKLKGLELFWFKSRLEPYMMQIQGSAKLRLLDGTQTTVGFAGNVAHNYRSIGKALIDDGELPSSGVTMPTILEYFEKDPKKLDVYIPRDPSFVFFQENKGAPAQGSIQVGLSAERSIATDKALMPPGALALIRGHFPFATDNGEMKHRTVSRYVLDQDAGGAIKGAGRVDYFLGTGKIAGDRAGVTVTNGQLYYLLLKNKSS
- a CDS encoding cob(I)yrinic acid a,c-diamide adenosyltransferase; this translates as MTRNGIGIRTAQLRPTRLKGQIHVYDGAGKGKSQAALGVVLRSIGNGINNSNNYNRVLLLRFLKGPERDYDEDGAIAALQRGFPHLIDQVRTGRAEFFDKHEITVFDTQEALRGWDVAKGAIASGLYSVVVLDEINPVLDLGLLKVDEVIKTLKSKPQDLEVIATGRGAPQELLDIADLHSEMKPQHHSAAELQGLEGIEIYTGSGKGKSTSALGKALKAIGRGINHPGSTRVLIMQWLKGGSGYTEDEAIAALQQSYPEVVDHQRCGGDAIVWRNSRQELDYIEAERGWEIAKTAIASGLYKTIILDELNPTVDLELLPVEPIVEALLRKPRHTEVIITGRCQNQPEYFELASVHSEVYCHKHYANHGVELKRGVDF
- the fraC gene encoding filament integrity protein FraC, coding for MFEDFDFSTPFRVFPSGVILFDFLFLLVAIPVEAFILNKRLKFDKRTSSFYAISMNVFSNVIGWVIFFILEPNSFFDSYKSQLINFLLYNRLDGEVYGGIVLAAFTTFFGTLMVKFLLLRLFIISLSNPGDKKPEPEPEDTILLQRKSRRSHRKGWQSTSLFTTTLIANSLSYSAITLVVLFRLFARTQSV
- the fraD gene encoding septal junction protein FraD, coding for MGVLKETADLLGLAFLFEFLKDVIERVKKFFIPPKAFSWQTLIYLSVFSWLMSYLANGGIQDIIAFFGWMFLIAGTSWYTTDKPLYIPGTIMPVGAVITGGIVSIFAFQQQNEEIVARTIIFWPTISALITAVPEFFEGSGTDVKTQLPKLEDRESVIVLIGCCMLLSCWLNLYGVTDSWLNNYPSAKYPVYRDNSQRNDLLTVLEPENKIPQNGVLILDKLQPAIETALDGKSWSNVELWLKKANQRVSDLGEKVIQIHLAQFEEKEFWKTQASVENIDPKDYNSGYKLNLFSVWTGPSATKKGYYLKRSCQIEPIAESVDTVGSQIERITVAELECLPKISYIAGQPPQN
- a CDS encoding ABC transporter permease, producing the protein MNLNRVFAIANNSFREVVRDRILFIIGFYAVILAIAARLLPQLAAATEDKMFLDLGLAVMSVLSLIIAVFVSTGLINKEVEKRTILMLISKPVSRNEFIVGKYLGFSIVLALLVIAMSAIYIIFLQINNISYSFGSIVINAIFLILQLSLVSAIAIACSVFTGSILATALTFALYLIGNITQDLLKLARISENPGLERITQVLYLLLPDLSRLDLKNEAVYGLSALPEHTTLFINASYSLIYISMLLTIATFVFSRKEF
- the rpiA gene encoding ribose-5-phosphate isomerase RpiA, which encodes MTATADPVKLMKQEVGKAAANLVKSGSIVGLGTGSTTAFTIQFLGDRLKSGELKDIVGIPTSFQSEVLAKQYGVPLTTLDAIDHIDIAIDGADEVDPSKNLIKGGGAAHTREKVVDYLANQFIVVVDSGKLVKSLGETFAVPVEIIPMAITPAMQAITKLGGKPEIRMGVKKAGPVITDQGNMVVDVRFDNISDPDNLEKTLNNIPGVLENGIFVNCVDKVLIGEVKDNQPLVREM